A stretch of DNA from Anaerobacillus isosaccharinicus:
AATGATTGAACGGTTCCTTCACCACCATCAGCCATTGGTACATTAATAATCGTTGCATCTTTGAATACCGATTGAAATCCTTTATTAATGATTTTTGCAACCTGTTGAGCTGTTAAACTTTCTTTAAACGAATCTGGAGCGATGATAATCTTCATCACGTTTCACACTTTCTACTATTTATAGTTTTTCCAATCCAAGTCACTGTCATTAAGAAGGTCTTCAAAAGAGCGATTTTTTTCTTTTTCTATCCTACGTTGTTTTTCCTGCTCCCTTGCTTCCTCTTGTCTTCTTATTTCTTCATCTTTTAACGCATTGCTTGTCTGTTTTAATTTCGCTAACACATCAGGATTAATTCGCTCATTTAACTGAATTGTACCATTATCTGCTTTCTTCTTTTGTTTATTGTGTCTCATAATTTCACCTTCTCTTAAAAATTTACCACCACTTACATATCATTTAATTTTAACAATAAGTGCATGATAATCAATACATAGAAAAGAAAAATCATCAAGTTGAGGTGATGATCATGTTATTTTTGTTGTTCTTCATTGTTGCTGTCATTACTGTTATTACTGCAACAAAGCTTTCGACATATGCCGATGTCATAAGTGAAAAAACAGCTGTAGGCGGAATGTTAATTGGTTCGATGTTGTTAGCAGGAGCTACTTCACTTCCTGAAATTACGACGAGTTACACTGCCGTTTTGTTGGATAACCCCAATTTAGCTGTTGGTAGCATCCTTGGGAGTAATTTATTTAATCTTGTTATTCTTGCTTGTTTAGACCTTTACTTTCGCAAAGATCAATTTTTCGAGCGTGTTTGGACACAACATCGCTACACGATAGGAATTGGTATTGCGTTAACGTTTATTATATTATTTTCACTGCGACTTGACGTTATGTTTATCATTTTAGGGGTTGGTTTAGATACATTTATTATTCTAACTGGCTATATAATCGGAATGATCATTTTATCAAAATTAAAACAAACGTCTAAAAATTTGACTGTTGAACCGCCACGAGAAGCTCCATTCCCTAACCTGTCAGCAAGAAAAGCGATGGTCCGTTTTTTAGCTGCATCTATGATCATTCTTGTTGCTGGTTCAATCCTAACTATTGTTGGTGACAGAATTGCAATTGTGACTGGGCTTGGGGCTAGTTTTGTTGGTAGCTTTTTGATTGCTGCATCGACTTCATTACCTGAAGCAGTTGCTTGCTTCGTCGCTTGTAAATTACGAAATTTCAACTTAGCGATCGGTTCGATTTTAGGGAGTAATTTATTTAACATACTGATACTATGTGGGACCGATATTTTCTATCGCCAAGGACCATTACTCGTTCATGTTGAACCTGTACACGAACTAACAACATCATTAGTGATCTTTCTATATTTACTAACCTTTTACTTACTCATCCGTGTTCGCCCTAGAACAATGGTTAATTACTCAATTCCGTCAATGCTTATTGTTTTTTCCTATATTGTTACAAGCTATTACATCTTTATTTATTCATAATTTTAGGAAAAGTCAGTGGACTTTTCCTCAGGCTGTTGAGAAAGTCTCAACAGCCTGTTTTCATGATTAAACTATGTAAATTTTTCCAGTAGCCGAGC
This window harbors:
- a CDS encoding sodium:calcium antiporter is translated as MHDNQYIEKKNHQVEVMIMLFLLFFIVAVITVITATKLSTYADVISEKTAVGGMLIGSMLLAGATSLPEITTSYTAVLLDNPNLAVGSILGSNLFNLVILACLDLYFRKDQFFERVWTQHRYTIGIGIALTFIILFSLRLDVMFIILGVGLDTFIILTGYIIGMIILSKLKQTSKNLTVEPPREAPFPNLSARKAMVRFLAASMIILVAGSILTIVGDRIAIVTGLGASFVGSFLIAASTSLPEAVACFVACKLRNFNLAIGSILGSNLFNILILCGTDIFYRQGPLLVHVEPVHELTTSLVIFLYLLTFYLLIRVRPRTMVNYSIPSMLIVFSYIVTSYYIFIYS
- a CDS encoding YqkE family protein, translated to MRHNKQKKKADNGTIQLNERINPDVLAKLKQTSNALKDEEIRRQEEAREQEKQRRIEKEKNRSFEDLLNDSDLDWKNYK